The following are encoded together in the Pungitius pungitius chromosome 7, fPunPun2.1, whole genome shotgun sequence genome:
- the LOC119216617 gene encoding serine/threonine-protein kinase pim-1-like, which translates to MDVLFSVKAGGSCNTAVEVVCKRGDKRKIDSAEGGPRRKRRLVTKDVEEEHTIRTRAKTKHRKDSASTSAVTGSCNTTVKVVWQRGDKRKVADDEEGPSRKRRQVTKDVENIEEEPTKQQEFEAKYKELDHIGQGGSGSVFAGHRRADNLPVAIKHIPNENVWFTHEDNNGNTISIEVAIMLKLSAESEGTSPYASLLDWYQMERELVLVMERPIHAKSFWSYLRAEGVSMTEEEVKIILRQLVDVALDLKRKDIFHRDIKTENMLIQTCSDVPRVLLIDFGMSCYDEGRLRRWRYFGTVPPPEIYTLWGYTAEPTTVFQIGAVLFDALHEEKNEFDTIRFFTSGQSLPKGMSKDCDDFLQMCLKKYPINRPTLEQLRNHQWLR; encoded by the exons ATGGATGTTCTTTTCAGTGTAAAAGCTGGAG GAAGCTGCAACACCGCTGTGGAGGTCGTTTGCAAGCGAGGAGACAAGAGAAAGATCGACTCTGCTGAGGGAGgaccgaggaggaagaggagactggTCACTAAGGACGTTGAGGAGGAGCACACCATCAGGACTCgagcaaagacaaaacacagaaagGATTCGGCGTCCACCtctgcagtcactg GAAGCTGCAACACCACTGTGAAGGTTGTTTGGCagagaggagacaagaggaagGTTGCCGATGATGAGGAAGGACCGAGTAGGAAGAGGAGACAGGTCACTAAGGACGTTGAGAACATTGAGGAGGAGCCCACCAAACAAC aagagtTTGAAGCCAAATATAAGGAACTGGATCACATTGGTCAAGGAGGATCTGGATCCGTGTTTGCCGGCCACCGCAGAGCCGACAACCTCCCT GTTGCCATTAAACACATCCCAAATGAAAACGTCTGGTTCACACATGAG GACAACAACGGGAACACAATCTCCATAGAGGTCGCCATCATGTTGAAGCTGTCGGCCGAGTCAGAGGGGACATCGCCATACGCATCCCTGCTGGACTGGTATCAGATGGAGAGGGAGCTGGTGCTGGTGATGGAGAGGCCGATCCACGCTAAGAGTTTCTGGAGCTACCTCAGAGCGGAAGGAGTCTCCATGACGGAAGAAGAAGTCAAG ATCATACTGAGGCAGCTGGTCGATGTGGCACTCGATCTAAAGAGAAAGGACATTTTCCACCGTGACATAAAGACAGAGAACATGCTGATTCAGACATGCTCTGACGTCCCGCGAGTTCTCCTCATCGACTTTGGTATGAGCTGTTACGACGAGGGGAGACTGAGACGCTGGAGGTATTTCG GTACTGTGCCCCCCCCAGAGATTTACACTCTATGGGGGTACACAGCAGAACCCACCACAGTGTTTCAGATCGGAGCAGTGCTGTTTGATGCCCTGCACGAGGAAAAGAATGAGTTCGACACGATCAGGTTCTTTACGAGTGGTCAGTCTCTCCCCAAAGGGATGTCCAAAG acTGCGACGACTTCCTCCAGATGTGCCTAAAAAAGTATCCCATAAATCGTCCAACGCTGGAGCAGCTCAGAAATCACCAGTGGCTCAGATAA